One stretch of Tachysurus fulvidraco isolate hzauxx_2018 chromosome 12, HZAU_PFXX_2.0, whole genome shotgun sequence DNA includes these proteins:
- the rnf144aa gene encoding probable E3 ubiquitin-protein ligase RNF144A-A isoform X2 — translation MTTARYRPTWDLALDPLVSCKLCLGEFPLEQMTTIAQCQCVFCTLCLKQYVELLIKEGLETAISCPDSACPKRGHLQENEIECMVASEIMQRYRKLQFEKEVLLDPCRTWCPSSSCQAVCQLKEADSSRPQLVRCGNCTLEFCSACKASWHPGQECQENPPITAFLPGESSSFFKNDDDDAPIKRCPKCKVYIERDEGCAQMMCKNCKHAFCWYCLESLDDDFLLIHYDKGPCRNKLGHSRASVIWHRTQVIGIFAGFGLLLLVASPFLLLATPFVLCCKCKCSKGDDDPLPT, via the exons ATGACGACGGCTCGCTATAGGCCCACCTGGGACCTGGCTCTGGACCCGCTGGTGTCCTGTAAGCTGTGTCTAGGAGAGTTCCCCCTGGAGCAGATGACCACCATcgcacagtgtcagtgtgtgttctgCACGCTG TGCCTGAAGCAATATGTAGAGCTTCTCATTAAGGAGGGCCTCGAAACTGCGATCAGCTGTCCAGATTCTGCCTGTCCGAAACGAGGACATTTACAAGAAAATGAG attGAGTGCATGGTGGCGTCAGAGATAATGCAGAGATACAGGAAGCTGCAGTTTGAAAAAG AGGTGCTCTTGGACCCATGCCGGACATGGTGCCCGTCGTCATCGTGCCAGGCCGTGTGCCAGCTGAAGGAGGCGGACTCCTCCCGGCCGCAGCTGGTACGCTGTGGTAACTGCACGCTGGAATTCTGCTCAGCCTGCAAGGCCAGTTGGCACCCAGGCCAGGAGTGTCAGGAGAACCCACCCATTACTGCCTTTCTGCCTGGAGAGAGCAG TTCTTTCTTTAAGAATGACGACGACGATGCTCCGATCAAGCGCTGTCCCAAATGTAAGGTCTACATCGAACGAGACGAAGGTTGTGCCCAGATGATGTGCAAGAACTGCAAGCATGCGTTCTGCTGGTACTGCCTGGAGTCTCTAGAT GACGACTTCCTCCTGATCCATTACGATAAAGGACCCTGCCGCAACAAGCTAGGCCACTCCAGAGCCTCTGTGATTTGGCACAGAACACAG gtcATCGGTATCTTTGCTGGTTTCGGCCTCCTCTTGCTGGTAGCCTCTCCATTCCTGCTTCTGGCCACACCGTTCGTGCTGTGCTGCAAGTGTAAGTGCAGCAAAGGAGATGATGACCCCTTACCAACTTAA
- the rnf144aa gene encoding probable E3 ubiquitin-protein ligase RNF144A-A isoform X1, with the protein MFVFVLSGTMTTARYRPTWDLALDPLVSCKLCLGEFPLEQMTTIAQCQCVFCTLCLKQYVELLIKEGLETAISCPDSACPKRGHLQENEIECMVASEIMQRYRKLQFEKEVLLDPCRTWCPSSSCQAVCQLKEADSSRPQLVRCGNCTLEFCSACKASWHPGQECQENPPITAFLPGESSSFFKNDDDDAPIKRCPKCKVYIERDEGCAQMMCKNCKHAFCWYCLESLDDDFLLIHYDKGPCRNKLGHSRASVIWHRTQVIGIFAGFGLLLLVASPFLLLATPFVLCCKCKCSKGDDDPLPT; encoded by the exons atgtttgtttttgtgctgtCAGGAACCATGACGACGGCTCGCTATAGGCCCACCTGGGACCTGGCTCTGGACCCGCTGGTGTCCTGTAAGCTGTGTCTAGGAGAGTTCCCCCTGGAGCAGATGACCACCATcgcacagtgtcagtgtgtgttctgCACGCTG TGCCTGAAGCAATATGTAGAGCTTCTCATTAAGGAGGGCCTCGAAACTGCGATCAGCTGTCCAGATTCTGCCTGTCCGAAACGAGGACATTTACAAGAAAATGAG attGAGTGCATGGTGGCGTCAGAGATAATGCAGAGATACAGGAAGCTGCAGTTTGAAAAAG AGGTGCTCTTGGACCCATGCCGGACATGGTGCCCGTCGTCATCGTGCCAGGCCGTGTGCCAGCTGAAGGAGGCGGACTCCTCCCGGCCGCAGCTGGTACGCTGTGGTAACTGCACGCTGGAATTCTGCTCAGCCTGCAAGGCCAGTTGGCACCCAGGCCAGGAGTGTCAGGAGAACCCACCCATTACTGCCTTTCTGCCTGGAGAGAGCAG TTCTTTCTTTAAGAATGACGACGACGATGCTCCGATCAAGCGCTGTCCCAAATGTAAGGTCTACATCGAACGAGACGAAGGTTGTGCCCAGATGATGTGCAAGAACTGCAAGCATGCGTTCTGCTGGTACTGCCTGGAGTCTCTAGAT GACGACTTCCTCCTGATCCATTACGATAAAGGACCCTGCCGCAACAAGCTAGGCCACTCCAGAGCCTCTGTGATTTGGCACAGAACACAG gtcATCGGTATCTTTGCTGGTTTCGGCCTCCTCTTGCTGGTAGCCTCTCCATTCCTGCTTCTGGCCACACCGTTCGTGCTGTGCTGCAAGTGTAAGTGCAGCAAAGGAGATGATGACCCCTTACCAACTTAA
- the rsad2 gene encoding radical S-adenosyl methionine domain-containing protein 2 → MLLSNLVRMLLNLCIINARSIVSEVRRRVFSFWMRENKAQVSIQPKRTNLSSTTPDEVPIPRSVNYHFTRQCNYKCGFCFHTAKTSFVLPIEEAKRGLKLLKEAGMEKINFSGGEPFLHHKGVFLGEMVQYCKQELQLPSVSIVSNGSMIRETWFQKYGEYLDILAISCDSFDEETNQTIGRAQGRKSHIDNLCKVRNWCRQYRVAFKINSVINTYNVHEDMTEHISELNPVRWKVFQCLLIEGENSGENSLREAEKFLITDQEFQGFLDRHQSIKCLVPESNQKMKDSYLILDEYMRFLDCRAGRKDPSKSILDVGVEEAVKYSGFDERMFLKRGGKYVWSKEDMKLEW, encoded by the exons ATGTTGCTTTCCAATCTGGTGAGGATGCTCCTAAACCTGTGCATTATTAATGCGCGCTCAATTGTTTCGGAGGTGAGAAGACGGGTGTTTTCTTTTTGGATGAGAGAGAACAAGGCTCAGGTGAGCATCCAGCCCAAACGCACAAATCTCAGCAGCACGACTCCAGATGAAGTTCCAATACCGAGGAGTGTGAATTACCATTTTACACGCCAGTGTAATTATAAATGCGGCTTCTGCTTTCACACCGCAAAGACGTCCTTCGTCTTGCCTATTGAGGAGGCAAAGAGAGGGCTAAAACTTCTGAAAGAAGCAG GTATGGAGAAAATCAACTTCTCGGGTGGAGAACCTTTTTTGCATCACAAGGGTGTGTTTCTTGGAGAAATGGTGCAATACTGCaaacaagagcttcagttaccAAGTGTCAGTATTGTCAGCAATGGAAGCATGATCAGGGAAACCTGGTTCCAGAAATATG GAGAGTATTTGGACATTCTAGCAATCTCCTGTGACAGCTTTGATGAGGAAACCAACCAAACAATCGGTCGAGCCCAGGGCAGAAAAAGCCACATAGACAACCTGTGCAAAGTGAGGAACTGGTGCAGACAGTACAGAGTGGCTTTCAAAATCAACTCCGTCATTAACACCTACAATGTTCATGAAGACATGACTGAGCACATCTCTGAACTTAATCCTGTGCGGTGGAAG GTGTTTCAGTGCCTCCTGATTGAGGGTGAGAACTCAGGCGAGAACAGCCTTCGAGAGGCAGAGAAATTTCTTATCACTGATCAGGAGTTCCAGGGTTTTCTAGACCGCCACCAAAGCATAAAATGTCTGGTCCCAGAGTCCAATCAAAAG ATGAAAGACTCCTACTTGATTTTGGATGAATAT ATGCGTTTCCTCGATTGTCGAGCAGGCAGGAAGGACCCATCAAAGTCCATTCTGGATGTTGGGGTAGAGGAAGCTGTAAAGTACAGTGGGTTTGATGAGAGGATGTTTCTTAAAAGAGGGGGCAAATATGTGTGGAGCAAAGAAGATATGAAGCTTGAGTGGTAA